Proteins from a genomic interval of Zingiber officinale cultivar Zhangliang chromosome 2A, Zo_v1.1, whole genome shotgun sequence:
- the LOC122044394 gene encoding oligopeptide transporter 5-like, translated as MNGLGVGSISLDWMTVTSFLGSPLVLPSFAIFNRLIGFIAVAYIIIPFSYWSNAFEARKFPLFSTNIYDSQGHKYNVSRILDSNTTVTFNQEAYDNYSKIYFTTSLIYSYAFILAQYTSSISQITLFYGRSLWQKFKRAYKDDDELDVHGRLMKQNYKSIPQWWFYSILLSMIGMAILVCEGFGGQIQLRYWEVLLACALVFLFLPLECVLEAIAGSGFTLDLLLEAIIGYLNPGKPLANMAFKLYGSEAYLLAVYTISNFKLSHYMKIPPKILFHLMILGTTISCFTDFGIAWWMLRSIDNICQPDLLPEGSPWTCPTEKAMYISGVTWGLVGPSKMFYPDGIYSVVFIFALIGLVAPIPIWLLSHKYPEKKWIGLINFPIIFSAAHILPYGGIVGYWSWFIVGLLFNYFIYHKHREWWTRYNYLLSAGLTAGSAFFILLLSVSLQFQNIYGVNWWGLELGDHCSLANCPTMPGVIIEGCPIIQ; from the exons ATGAATGGACTCGGCGTTGGATCAATTTCGCTTGATTGGATGACTGTGACAAGTTTTTTAGGAAGCCCTTTAGTTCTTCCTTCATTTGCGATATTCAATAGGTTGATTGGATTTATCGCGGTCGCATACATTATTATACCCTTCTCTTATTGGAGTAATGCATTTGAAGCAAGAAAATTTCCACTGTTTTCGACCAATATCTATGATTCTCAGGGCCACAAATACAATGTCTCTAGAATTCTAGATTCAAACACTACTGTCACCTTTAATCAAGAAGCCTATGATAACTACTCGAAGATATACTTCACTACTTCACTGATTTATTCTTACGCATTTATTCTTGCTCAATACACATCCTCTATTTCTCAGATTACTCTTTTTTATGGGAG ATCACTGTGGCAAAAATTTAAGAGAGCATATAAAGACGATGATGAGCTAGATGTGCATGGGAGGCTAATGAAGCAAAATTATAAATCTATTCCTCAGTGGTGGTTTTACTCCATATTGTTGTCCATGATCGGCATGGCAATTCTGGTCTGTGAAGGTTTTGGCGGTCAAATTCAACTTCGTTACTGGGAAGTTTTGTTGGCATGTGCTCTGGTTTTTCTGTTCCTTCCATTGGAATGCGTACTCGAAGCAATTGCTGGTTCG GGATTCACATTAGATTTGTTATTGGAAGCCATCATTGGATACTTGAATCCAGGCAAACCTCTAGCCAACATGGCTTTCAAATTATACGGATCAGAGGCTTACCTATTGGCAGTCTACACTATATCTAACTTCAAATTATCACACTACATGAAGATTCCTCCAAAAATCTTATTTCACCTCATG ATTTTAGGCACGACGATTTCATGCTTCACTGATTTTGGCATAGCATGGTGGATGCTCCGATCAATTGATAATATTTGTCAGCCAGACTTACTTCCGGAGGGAAGTCCTTGGACATGTCCCACTGAGAAAGCAATGTACATCTCTGGGGTAACATGGGGGCTTGTCGGACCTAGCAAGATGTTTTATCCCGATGGCATATACTCAGTAGTCTTCATCTTTGCTCTAATTGGACTCGTCGCACCAATTCCCATTTGGTTATTATCGCACAAGTATCCTGAAAAGAAATGGATTGGACTCATTAACTTCCCAATTATATTCAGTGCCGCTCATATTCTACCTTACGGTGGGATTGTGGGTTATTGGAGCTGGTTTATTGTTGGTTTactcttcaactatttcatctaTCATAAACATAGAGAATGGTGGACTAGATATAATTATCTATTATCTGCTGGACTTACTGCGGGCtctgcattttttattctccTGCTTAGCGTCTCACTTCAGTTTCAAAATATATATGGAGTGAACTGGTGGGGATTAGAATTAGGTGATCATTGTTCATTGGCAAACTGCCCCACAATGCCTGGTGTTATTATCGAAGGTTGCCCCATAATCCAATAA